Proteins from one Coturnix japonica isolate 7356 chromosome 5, Coturnix japonica 2.1, whole genome shotgun sequence genomic window:
- the RPS6KL1 gene encoding ribosomal protein S6 kinase-like 1, with the protein MVGRGRSRARSRRTPIPRRPRAAPAGRGPEDAPSPHRGPMSRPGRDYLLEAARQLRLALERDVSEDYEEAFNHYQNGVDVLLRGVQVEPNRERREAVKRKITQYLRRAEEIFTCHLQRSLGDGSPGGTGYSSLRLRPVRTLRSAVDNLRRCRVLALIDKVQVVQDPATGRTFILKSLPKSFVETRERQTIIPHGVPFMVKLLCYYASEDSIFLHLEHVQGETLWSHLRAKYRTQQGPSPSSSSPCTKAPPALQGHGGEDSTQGRSQDSTDQAASTASLCEQGLVSYTQNSVTAVEAKGCTLPRAPQCEPRALSGHTASLTRGRAPAPSGHRRAPASWGHGCTAWAVKEEQVQLWAAEILLALEGLHQQGVLCRDLNPRNLLLDTAGHVRLTFFGQWTEVEPQCCSQALEQLYSAPEVGGVTELTEAADCWSFGSLLYELLTGVPLSQSHPTGIHPHTQLLLPEGLSLAATSLLTQLLQHNPKRRLGAGGGGIAKLKSHSFFSTVPWSKLVG; encoded by the exons ATGGTTGGGCGGGGCCGCAGCCGGGCGCGCTCCCGCCGCACGCCGATCCCGAGGCGGCCGCGCGCAGCCCCGGCGGGTCGGGGTCCGGAGGATGCTCCATCCCCGCACCGCGGCCCCATGAGCCGGCCGGGCCGGGATTACCTGCTGGAGGCGGCGCGGCAGCTGCGGCTGGCGCTGGAGCGGGACGTCAGCGAGGACTACGAGGAGGCCTTCAATCACTACCAGAACGGCGTGGACGTGCTGCTGCGCGGCGTGCAGG TGGAACCCAACCGGGAGCGGCGCGAGGCCGTGAAGCGGAAGATCACGCAGTACCTGCGGCGAGCCGAGGAGATCTTCACCTGCCACCTGCAGCGTTCGCTGGGCGACGGCAGCCCCGGCGGCACG GGTTACAGCAGCCTCCGCCTGCGGCCCGTCCGGACGCTGCGCTCGGCGGTGGACAACCTGCGGCGCTGCCGGGTGCTGGCGCTCATCGACAAG GTGCAGGTGGTGCAGGACCCGGCCACCGGCAGGACCTTCATCCTCAAG AGCCTCCCCAAGTCCTTTGTGGAGACCCGCGAGCGTCAGACCATCATCCCACATGGTGTCCCCTTCATGGTGAAGCTGCTGTGCTACTACGCGAGTGAGGACTCCATCTTCCTGCACCTGGAGCACGTGCAGG GGGAGACACTGTGGTCCCACCTGCGTGCCAAGTACCGCACCCAGCAGGGCCCTTCCCCCAGCTCCAGTTCCCCATGTACCAAggcccccccagccctgcagggccaTGGGGGAGAGGACAGCACTCAAGGGAGAAGCCAGGACTCCACTGACCAAGCTGCATCCACTGCCAGCCTCTGTGAGCAGGGTCTGGTCTCCTACACCCAGAACTCTGTGACTGCTGTCGAGGCCAAGGGCTGCACGTTGCCAAGAGCTCCCCAGTGTGAGCCCAGGGCGCTCAGTGGCCACACTGCCAGTCTGACCCGTGGTCGTGCTCCAGCCCCATCGGGACACCGCAGGGCTCCGGCCTCCTGGGGACATGGCTGCACCGCCTGGGCTGTGAAGGAGGAGCAggtgcagctgtgggcagcagaaATCCTCCTGGCCTTAGAGGGGCTTCACCAACAGGGCGTGTTGTGCCGGGACCTCAATCCCAGGAACCTGCTGCTGGATACAGCTG GTCACGTCCGCCTCACGTTCTTTGGCCAGTGGACAGAAGTAGagccacagtgctgcagccaaGCGCTGGAGCAGCTGTACAGTGCCCCAG aagTGGGGGGTGTCACGGAGCTGACGGAAGCAGCTGACTGCTGGAGCTTCGGGTCGCTGCTGTACGAGCTGCTGACTGGAGTG CCGCTGTCCCAAAGCCACCCGACAGGGATCCATCCTcacacacagctgcttctgcctgAGGGTCTCAGCCTGGCAGCTACATCACTACTCACTCAG ctcttGCAGCACAACCCCAAACGGCGTCTGGGTGCAGGAGGAGGTGGAATTGCCAAGCTCAAGTCCCACTCTTTCTTCAGCACCGTCCCCTGGAGCAAACTGGTGGGCTGA